A single genomic interval of Lentimicrobium saccharophilum harbors:
- a CDS encoding OPT family oligopeptide transporter yields MDEHKPEIKGLPENAYSELKPGEEYKPVMSPQKVYPEVNLRSVLLGLLMAVIFSAAAAYLGLKIGQVFEAAIPIAIIAVGLSAASKRKNALGENVIIQSIGASSGVIVAGAIFTLPALYILNLEAHFYQVFLSSLLGGFLGILFLIPFRKYFVSDMHGKYPFPEATATTEVLVSGEKGGSQARLLLVAGLIGGIYDFIIATFGWWSEVFTTRVIPAGEMIADKFKIVFKMNVGAAVMGLGYIIGLKYAAIITAGSFVGWYVIIPVISHFAEGQTLAVGANVTALISQMSPEEIFRNYVRHIGIGGIAMAGIIGIIRSSGIIKSAFGLAVKELSGKQAVSANNKRTQRDLPMKIILGGILLTTVVIFVFFMFGVVNNLSQALIALAIVMVIAFLFTTVAANAIAIVGTNPVSGMTLMTLIITSLVLVWAGLSGTAGMVAALIIGGVVCTALSMAGGFITDLKIGYWLGSSPYKQQTWKFMGTLVSAATVGGVIMILNETYGFTGENALVAPQANAMAAVIEPMMSGKAAPWMLYAAGAFLSLILTMIGVPALAFALGMFIPLELNTPLLVGGIIAWVVTTRSKDAKLNQARKERGTLIASGFIAGGALMGVVSAMLKFGGINYVNAEWFESNAAEALALLMFVVICGYVVWESLRAKPETEA; encoded by the coding sequence ATGGACGAGCACAAACCAGAAATCAAAGGCTTACCTGAAAATGCCTACAGCGAATTGAAGCCGGGCGAAGAGTACAAACCGGTGATGTCTCCTCAGAAGGTCTACCCTGAAGTAAACCTGCGTTCGGTATTGCTTGGCCTGCTGATGGCCGTGATCTTTTCAGCCGCAGCCGCTTACCTGGGGCTGAAAATCGGGCAGGTGTTCGAAGCTGCCATCCCCATTGCCATTATTGCGGTGGGTTTATCCGCCGCATCCAAAAGAAAGAATGCGCTGGGCGAGAATGTGATTATCCAGTCGATAGGCGCCAGCTCGGGCGTGATTGTTGCCGGCGCCATCTTTACGCTGCCGGCGCTTTATATCCTTAACCTGGAAGCCCACTTTTACCAGGTATTTCTCTCTTCGCTGCTTGGCGGATTTCTGGGAATTCTGTTCCTGATCCCTTTCCGTAAATATTTTGTGTCGGATATGCATGGCAAGTATCCCTTTCCGGAAGCCACCGCCACCACCGAGGTACTTGTTTCGGGCGAAAAGGGGGGAAGCCAGGCCCGGCTGCTGCTTGTTGCGGGGCTGATCGGCGGAATCTACGATTTTATCATTGCCACTTTCGGATGGTGGAGCGAAGTGTTTACCACCCGCGTGATTCCGGCCGGCGAGATGATCGCCGATAAGTTCAAGATTGTATTTAAAATGAATGTGGGTGCCGCCGTTATGGGCCTTGGCTACATCATAGGACTGAAGTATGCCGCCATCATCACCGCCGGGTCTTTTGTGGGATGGTATGTGATTATCCCGGTGATTTCGCATTTTGCCGAGGGTCAAACCCTGGCCGTAGGCGCCAATGTTACCGCACTGATCAGCCAGATGTCGCCCGAAGAGATATTCCGCAATTACGTCAGGCATATTGGCATCGGCGGGATTGCCATGGCCGGCATCATCGGCATTATCCGCTCAAGCGGAATCATTAAAAGTGCTTTCGGGCTCGCGGTGAAGGAACTGTCGGGTAAGCAGGCGGTAAGCGCCAACAATAAACGCACCCAGCGCGACCTGCCGATGAAAATCATTCTTGGCGGTATTCTGCTCACCACCGTGGTAATATTTGTCTTCTTTATGTTCGGAGTGGTCAATAACCTTTCACAGGCGCTGATCGCCCTTGCCATCGTGATGGTGATTGCCTTTCTGTTTACCACCGTTGCCGCCAACGCCATTGCCATTGTGGGAACCAACCCGGTTTCGGGCATGACGCTGATGACGCTGATCATCACCTCGCTGGTGCTTGTCTGGGCCGGCTTGTCGGGAACCGCCGGTATGGTGGCCGCGCTGATCATCGGAGGAGTGGTATGTACGGCGCTTTCCATGGCCGGGGGCTTTATCACCGACCTTAAAATCGGTTACTGGCTGGGCTCATCGCCCTACAAACAACAGACCTGGAAGTTTATGGGAACCCTGGTGTCGGCTGCGACCGTTGGTGGTGTAATCATGATTCTGAATGAGACTTACGGCTTTACCGGTGAAAATGCGCTGGTTGCCCCCCAGGCCAATGCCATGGCCGCCGTCATCGAGCCGATGATGTCGGGTAAGGCTGCACCCTGGATGCTCTATGCAGCCGGCGCTTTCCTTTCGCTGATCCTTACCATGATCGGCGTACCGGCCCTGGCTTTTGCGCTTGGAATGTTTATCCCGCTCGAACTCAATACGCCCCTGCTGGTGGGCGGCATCATCGCCTGGGTTGTGACTACCCGTTCGAAGGACGCAAAACTCAATCAGGCGCGCAAGGAACGCGGTACCCTCATCGCTTCCGGATTTATCGCCGGCGGTGCACTGATGGGCGTGGTAAGCGCCATGCTCAAATTCGGAGGCATCAATTATGTGAACGCTGAATGGTTTGAATCAAACGCCGCGGAAGCCCTTGCCCTGCTTATGTTTGTCGTGATCTGCGGTTATGTGGTCTGGGAGTCGCTCCGGGCTAAACCGGAGACAGAAGCATAA
- the pepT gene encoding peptidase T, with protein sequence MKEIIKERFLRYVGVDTQSDDNSSTCPSTAKQLVLLRMLHDELKGFGLADVTMDENGYVMATLPANNGKTGPAIGFVAHVDTSPDMPGDNIKPGIIDDWDGKDIVLNSGLGIVLSPADFPEMKQYAGQTLIVTDGTTLLGADDKAGITEIMTAVEYLVNHPEIKHGPVKIGFTPDEEIGRGVDHFDVKKFAAQWAYTLDGGEIGELEFENFNAAYAKISIQGRNIHPGYAKGKMQNALLMATEFNALLPVFDRPEFTQDYEGFFHLMKMEGSVEKSMIQYIIRDHDRALFEQRKVTMKQCADFMNQRYGEGCFTLEMKDQYYNMREKVEPEYHIVETARLAMEAVGVKPKIKPIRGGTDGSRLSYMGLLCPNIFAGGHNFHGKFEFVPLESMEKATEVILKIVELNA encoded by the coding sequence ATGAAAGAGATCATAAAAGAACGGTTCCTGCGGTATGTAGGTGTCGATACCCAAAGTGATGACAACTCCTCAACTTGTCCGAGTACGGCCAAACAACTGGTTTTACTCAGAATGCTGCATGATGAGCTGAAAGGATTCGGGCTTGCCGATGTTACCATGGATGAAAACGGCTATGTGATGGCCACCCTGCCTGCCAATAACGGCAAAACAGGCCCTGCCATCGGCTTTGTCGCCCATGTGGATACCAGTCCCGATATGCCCGGTGATAACATCAAACCCGGCATTATTGATGACTGGGACGGGAAGGATATCGTGCTCAACAGCGGGCTGGGCATTGTGCTTTCTCCCGCTGATTTTCCCGAGATGAAGCAGTATGCCGGGCAAACCCTGATTGTGACCGACGGGACCACCCTGCTTGGCGCGGATGATAAGGCTGGCATCACGGAAATCATGACCGCGGTGGAGTACCTGGTGAATCATCCCGAAATAAAGCACGGACCTGTTAAGATAGGCTTTACGCCCGATGAGGAGATCGGACGCGGCGTGGATCACTTTGATGTAAAGAAGTTTGCAGCCCAGTGGGCCTATACGCTTGACGGAGGCGAAATCGGGGAACTGGAGTTTGAGAACTTCAACGCCGCTTATGCTAAAATTTCTATCCAGGGTCGTAATATCCATCCGGGATATGCCAAAGGCAAAATGCAGAATGCCCTGCTGATGGCAACGGAGTTCAATGCATTGCTTCCCGTTTTCGACCGGCCTGAGTTTACGCAGGATTACGAGGGCTTTTTCCACCTGATGAAAATGGAAGGATCGGTGGAAAAATCCATGATCCAGTACATTATCCGCGATCATGACAGGGCCTTGTTTGAGCAGCGCAAGGTAACCATGAAACAATGCGCTGACTTTATGAACCAGCGTTACGGGGAAGGGTGTTTCACCCTTGAAATGAAGGATCAGTACTACAATATGCGCGAAAAGGTGGAACCTGAGTATCATATTGTGGAGACCGCCCGTCTGGCGATGGAGGCAGTGGGGGTAAAACCCAAAATCAAGCCCATCCGCGGGGGCACCGACGGATCCCGCCTCAGCTATATGGGCCTGCTTTGTCCCAATATCTTTGCGGGTGGGCATAACTTCCACGGCAAGTTTGAATTTGTCCCGCTCGAATCAATGGAAAAAGCAACCGAGGTGATTCTGAAGATTGTGGAGCTTAATGCCTGA
- a CDS encoding LytR/AlgR family response regulator transcription factor, with the protein MNSSVKKALIIDDDKDAIDNLKVLLKDYNFIKVVGSIDNPDHATDKVRLLKPDLIFLDIQMPEKDGFEVLRDLLKEGLQTEVIFVTAYDRFAIDAIRFSALDYLLKPVSPFDLQNALIRFLDKAKRPEPISAFHALLEKTIMHANKLKFNTHSGFYMLSPEDIIYIQADWNYSEVFLGEKKSELITINIGKLDEMLPKHLFCRISRSIIINVTWLVRVNRRKRLAILEKDGKEFSFKIPLLNIRKIENLIDGVNEN; encoded by the coding sequence ATGAATAGCTCTGTGAAAAAAGCGCTGATAATAGATGATGATAAAGACGCTATAGACAATCTTAAAGTGTTGTTGAAGGATTATAATTTCATTAAGGTTGTTGGTTCTATCGATAACCCGGATCATGCTACAGATAAAGTCAGGCTATTAAAACCAGATTTAATTTTCCTTGATATTCAAATGCCTGAAAAAGATGGTTTTGAAGTTTTACGAGACCTTCTGAAAGAGGGCCTGCAGACAGAAGTCATATTTGTAACAGCTTATGACCGGTTTGCTATAGATGCTATCCGTTTTTCTGCGCTCGACTATTTATTGAAGCCTGTGAGTCCTTTCGACCTGCAAAATGCACTTATCCGATTTCTTGACAAGGCAAAACGACCGGAACCAATTTCTGCCTTTCATGCATTACTTGAAAAAACGATAATGCATGCTAATAAACTAAAGTTCAATACTCATTCCGGTTTTTATATGCTTTCTCCGGAAGATATCATTTACATTCAGGCTGATTGGAATTATTCAGAAGTATTTCTGGGAGAGAAAAAATCTGAATTAATTACTATTAATATTGGAAAATTAGATGAAATGCTACCCAAACATCTTTTCTGTCGCATTAGTCGTTCGATCATTATTAATGTAACCTGGTTGGTAAGGGTCAATCGAAGGAAAAGATTGGCAATTCTTGAAAAGGATGGAAAAGAATTCAGTTTTAAAATACCCTTATTAAATATTAGAAAAATCGAAAACTTAATTGATGGGGTTAATGAGAATTAA
- a CDS encoding histidine kinase codes for MAFTKILIHDWRKRWVILFNPYVISLIITILILILVFPTVPKYKISVAKIIRNTLDLEVYADISGDGYSDRISIKDDTADIFSIVVYEAITGKMNQWNFEGKPLTKTNDYLIIGDYNKNSKKELYIFSLNHDSIMLHCIYDIDNNKPGFKNVFISRVGFRKGRYEAAILKAAMDDLNNDGYNELIFAVNSGFSLTPRNIFAYDINNRVVLSSPFLGMSMTRIIQKDITGDGKNEILIQGHASDNIADTSFRYHDRSAWLMVLDRKLNFLFEPKEFKGAYSHIYPFIFENNLSFSQAGFYIRSTPPSNDSKICILEKNGKITREKYLPDIPFNGFNNIFFFSAKGKPYIAFIKKNKKELLIIDQEFNITEKEMEVNIGQVESFDLDNDGLNEIISYDSESGKLIILRNNLKQPALIDLSLNSGSLRFSLKNNGEELPELVIWDHLNTSLLTYGINPIFYSRWLITFGIYFGFLAFTWLLLRIQRYQIESKRIMEKRISELQMKIIKNQLDPHFTLNAINSIIHSIRNNESESAAEHLLQFSSLYRHLLLTADQFTCPLKDELAFTENYLRMEQLRFKNKFNYSIAISESVNNEVEIPKMCIQTAVENAVKHGIAPLKTFGEILITVTTNNNHLVIEVQDNGVGRNASSNLYSLSTHMGNRLTRQYFDLFTKLTKRKIDGNVEDLFLESGQAAGTCVKLEIQLN; via the coding sequence ATGGCCTTCACGAAAATTTTGATTCATGATTGGCGTAAGCGATGGGTTATACTCTTTAACCCTTATGTAATTTCCCTAATTATCACAATTTTAATTCTGATTCTGGTTTTCCCAACTGTTCCTAAATATAAAATCAGTGTTGCCAAAATAATCAGAAATACTCTCGATCTCGAAGTTTATGCCGATATTTCAGGAGATGGCTACAGTGACAGAATTTCCATTAAAGATGATACAGCGGACATTTTTTCTATAGTAGTTTATGAAGCAATAACCGGTAAAATGAATCAATGGAATTTTGAAGGAAAACCATTGACGAAAACAAACGACTACCTGATTATCGGCGATTATAACAAGAATAGTAAAAAGGAACTTTACATCTTCTCCCTGAACCATGATAGCATTATGCTTCATTGCATATACGATATAGACAATAACAAGCCCGGTTTCAAAAATGTCTTTATATCAAGAGTTGGCTTTCGAAAAGGACGGTATGAAGCAGCTATTCTTAAAGCCGCAATGGATGACCTTAACAACGATGGCTATAATGAATTAATTTTTGCTGTAAATTCAGGCTTTTCCTTAACTCCAAGAAATATCTTTGCTTATGACATTAATAACAGGGTGGTTTTATCATCCCCTTTTCTCGGTATGAGTATGACCAGAATTATTCAGAAAGACATAACCGGTGACGGGAAAAATGAAATTCTGATTCAAGGGCATGCCTCTGATAATATTGCTGATACTTCTTTCAGATACCATGACCGGAGTGCCTGGCTTATGGTGCTTGACAGAAAACTTAATTTCCTCTTCGAACCTAAAGAATTTAAAGGGGCCTATTCTCATATTTACCCATTTATTTTTGAAAATAATCTCTCATTTAGCCAGGCAGGATTTTATATAAGGTCCACACCTCCAAGTAATGATTCCAAAATATGCATATTAGAAAAGAACGGAAAAATAACCAGGGAGAAATATCTTCCTGATATACCATTTAATGGATTTAATAACATTTTCTTCTTTTCAGCTAAAGGGAAACCTTACATTGCTTTTATAAAGAAGAACAAAAAGGAGTTATTAATTATTGATCAAGAATTTAATATAACTGAAAAAGAAATGGAGGTCAATATAGGACAAGTTGAATCTTTCGACCTCGATAATGATGGATTGAATGAAATTATCTCGTATGATTCTGAGTCGGGAAAACTTATAATATTGCGCAACAATCTCAAACAGCCGGCATTAATTGATCTTTCTCTGAATTCTGGCAGTCTGCGTTTCTCACTTAAAAATAACGGGGAAGAACTACCGGAACTTGTTATCTGGGATCATCTGAACACCTCTCTGCTTACATATGGGATAAATCCGATTTTCTACTCAAGATGGTTAATCACTTTTGGGATTTACTTTGGATTTCTTGCTTTTACATGGCTATTACTCCGAATTCAGCGTTACCAAATTGAAAGCAAAAGAATTATGGAGAAGAGAATTTCTGAACTTCAGATGAAGATTATAAAAAATCAGCTAGACCCGCACTTTACACTTAATGCAATTAATTCCATTATTCATTCAATCAGAAATAACGAATCTGAAAGTGCTGCCGAACATCTGTTGCAATTCTCCAGCCTATACCGCCATTTACTCCTGACCGCAGATCAGTTTACCTGCCCGTTAAAAGACGAACTGGCATTTACAGAAAATTATCTGAGAATGGAACAACTGAGGTTTAAGAATAAATTCAATTATTCAATCGCTATTTCTGAAAGTGTTAATAATGAGGTTGAAATCCCAAAAATGTGCATTCAGACAGCTGTTGAGAATGCGGTCAAACATGGCATTGCCCCATTGAAGACGTTTGGTGAAATACTTATAACAGTGACAACAAATAATAATCATCTTGTCATTGAGGTCCAAGATAACGGTGTTGGCCGCAATGCATCCAGTAACTTATACTCTCTATCTACACATATGGGCAACCGTTTAACCCGGCAGTATTTTGATTTATTCACAAAACTCACCAAACGTAAAATTGATGGAAATGTTGAGGATTTATTTTTAGAATCAGGTCAGGCCGCCGGAACTTGCGTTAAACTTGAAATCCAATTAAACTAA
- a CDS encoding LamG-like jellyroll fold domain-containing protein, translating into MKTTCVLILFALMNFCEIAFCQIPANGLVCYYPFNGDASDNSGNSNNGTVHGATLTTDRFGNQNSAYGFNGISDYIVIGNSETFPQDAITICFWLNRESIIPVGLENYISKEHAFQSYEYPNSKLASGLYKGTPGSWSSYESTVSLQNNSEWVFYAFSFDNFTHMGNIYINGLLDSTFTEYSQEAIVRESTYPMYIGRNGSSEVYFINGKMDDIRIYNRALTHTEILSLKNEGLGCLTAFYPFNGNADDNSGNNNNGTVHGATLTTDRFGIPNSAYRFNGMSDYIIVENSVTFPQDAITICFWLNRESIIPVGLENYISKEYAFQSYEYPNSKLASGLFTGTPGFWSSYESTSTLQNNSDWVFYSFTFDNQTHAGNIYINGLLDSTFIEQSPDAIVRTSSSPLYIGRNGSSEVYFINGKLDDIRIYSCALNADDVYSLYEDSSTGVVALPEKSNLKIFPNPANEMITVCADPPFYSGGYRICNMLGGVVSSGNLPQNEYLHIDISNLNPGVYVIYLYHNNYVTVSKFTKN; encoded by the coding sequence ATGAAAACAACCTGTGTGTTAATTTTATTCGCTCTCATGAATTTTTGTGAGATTGCATTTTGTCAGATTCCAGCCAATGGACTCGTTTGTTATTATCCATTTAATGGTGATGCTAGCGATAATAGTGGAAATAGCAATAATGGCACTGTCCATGGAGCTACTTTGACCACCGACAGGTTCGGGAACCAGAATAGTGCATATGGCTTCAATGGCATATCTGACTATATTGTAATTGGGAATTCAGAAACCTTCCCACAAGATGCAATTACAATTTGCTTCTGGTTGAATAGAGAAAGTATAATTCCTGTAGGTCTGGAAAATTACATCTCAAAAGAGCACGCCTTTCAATCTTATGAATACCCAAACAGCAAACTAGCCAGTGGCCTTTATAAAGGAACGCCGGGGTCCTGGTCTAGCTATGAAAGCACTGTTTCTCTTCAAAATAATTCAGAATGGGTGTTTTATGCCTTTTCGTTCGACAATTTTACCCATATGGGTAATATTTATATCAATGGTTTGTTGGATTCAACATTTACAGAGTACAGTCAGGAAGCTATTGTCCGGGAATCTACATACCCTATGTATATTGGAAGAAATGGGAGTTCTGAAGTATATTTTATTAATGGAAAAATGGATGATATTCGCATATATAATCGTGCGTTAACCCACACGGAAATCTTAAGTTTAAAGAATGAAGGCCTAGGTTGCCTTACTGCATTCTATCCATTTAATGGCAATGCAGATGATAACAGTGGAAATAACAATAACGGCACAGTTCATGGAGCTACTTTAACCACCGACCGTTTCGGAATCCCAAATAGTGCATATAGATTCAATGGGATGTCTGATTATATAATAGTTGAAAATTCAGTAACCTTTCCACAAGATGCAATTACGATTTGTTTTTGGTTGAATAGAGAAAGCATAATTCCAGTAGGTCTGGAAAATTACATCTCAAAAGAGTACGCCTTCCAATCTTATGAATACCCAAACAGCAAACTAGCCAGTGGTCTTTTTACAGGTACTCCAGGCTTTTGGTCAAGCTATGAAAGTACTTCCACACTACAAAACAATTCAGACTGGGTATTTTATTCTTTTACATTTGACAATCAGACACATGCGGGAAATATATATATTAATGGTTTGCTGGATTCAACATTTATTGAGCAAAGTCCGGATGCTATTGTGAGAACTTCTTCTTCCCCATTATACATTGGAAGAAACGGGAGTTCTGAAGTATATTTTATTAACGGCAAACTGGATGATATCAGAATATATAGTTGTGCTCTGAATGCTGATGATGTTTATTCATTGTATGAGGATTCAAGCACTGGAGTTGTTGCTTTACCTGAGAAATCAAATTTAAAGATATTTCCAAATCCGGCAAATGAAATGATAACAGTCTGTGCAGATCCTCCATTCTATTCAGGGGGATATCGCATTTGTAATATGCTTGGAGGTGTTGTTTCGTCAGGTAACCTTCCCCAAAATGAATACCTGCATATTGATATATCAAATTTAAATCCAGGTGTTTACGTAATATATCTTTACCACAATAACTATGTGACTGTTAGTAAGTTTACCAAAAACTGA